CGTGGCCACCGGCACCGGGGTCGTGGGGTGGCGCAAGCTGCTGCCGGTGTGCTCGACGTGCGCGGGCAACCGCCCGCCGCTCACGCTGGAGCACTTCAGCAGGCTGGCCGGAGTGCCGGTGCACCGGGACGACCGGGCGGTCGCCTTCACCACCGGCTCGACCACGTCGGCGCCGGAGCTGGTGCCGCTGCTGTCGGCCGAGGTCGCGCTGCTGCACGCGCGGCTCGACGAGCTGCAGACCCAGCTGGACAAGCTCACAAAGGGCAGTTGAGGAGCGGCCCGGTCAGGTGTGCAGGCGGCAACGGCCGGCCCCCGAGCTTGCGACTCAAGTACGCGGGCGCTGCGCCGCGCTGATGGCTTCCGGACGGTGAGCAAGCCATTCGTCCGGCCCGATCGCCGCGCCGTTCGGCCCGCCGCCGCAGTCCGCGACCACCGTCACCGATCCGTCCGGCGACACCCGCGACAACGTCCCGCGCTCGATCTCCACGACGAGCACCGAGCCGTCGTCCAGCGCGACCCGGCCCTCCGGGAACCGCAGCCCGATCGCGATCTCCTTCACGCCGTCTCCAGGTACTTCGGGTTCGCCACCAGCAACCGGTCCGTCACGTCGGCCCGCACGGCGGCGACCACGTCCGCCACGTCCACGGCGCCCGACCGCACCGCCCGCGCCAGCTCCGCGTGCGTCGCGAACCCCAGCGCCGCGAGCCGGTCCACGTGCCGCCGCTCTTGCGCGGTGCCCAGGCGCAGCTCGCGCGACACGATGCCCAGCACATTCGCCGCCACCCGCGCCTGGAACGACACCCGCCCCTCGGTGCCCGGCATGACGTCGGCCCGCAGGAACTCCGCCACCGCCTCAACCAGCTCGGCCGCGGTCGGCCTGCCGTGCAGGTCCGGCGCCGGATCCGGCGCCGCGGCCACCGGGACGGCGGGCGTGCCGAGCGCCGTCAGCAGGTCGTGCTCCTGCTCGCACACCCGCCGCCCGACCGCAGCCAGCTCGACCGACCGGATCCGCCCGCTCAGGTGCCGGTCGGCCTGCCGCAGGCAGAGCACCGCCCACCGGAACGTGCCGAACACCTCCCACCAGTGCACGGCCGCGGGATCCGGGCGGAACCCGGCGACCTCGGCGTACCCGTCGAGCAGCTCCTCCCGGGTGCCGAACCCGCCCGCGGGCAGCGGCGAGGAGAACCGCCACGCCTTCACGCACAACCAGCCGAGGTCCTCCAGCGGATCGCCGCGGTGCGCCAGTTCCCAGTCCAGCACCGCGGCCAGCCCGTCCGGGCCGATGATCAGGTTGCCGGTGCGGAAGTCGCCGTGCACCACGGTGTTCCCCGCCGGCTCCGGGCGGTGTGCGCGCAACCAGCGCAACCCGATTTCCAGCGACGGCAACGGCTGGTCCAGCTCGTCGTACAGCTCCACCAGCGACTCCAGCGGGTCCGCCGAGGGCAGCCCCGGCACGTCCGGCATGGCGTGGATGCGCGCCGCGACGCGCCCCAGCTCCGCCGCGAGCTTCGGCCGCACGTCCGCGAACTCCGGGTCCCGTAGCAACCGCCGCGGGATCGTCTCGCCGTCGACATGCTCGGTGATCAGGTACGGCGAGCCGAGCACGTCCGGCCCGTGGTCCACCAGCCGCGGCACCGGCACCCCGGCTTCGCGCGCGGCCCGGATCAACGCCGCCTCCCGCGCCATCTCCGCCGGGCGGCACTCCCCCGGCGGATCCCGCCGCAGCACCAGCCGCCCGCCCGGCTCGGCGGTGAACGCCCAGGTCTCCCGGCTCGCGCCGCCGCTCAGCCGCCGCAGCCCGGTGATCTGCGCGCCCAGCCGCCGTCCGAGCGCCTCCGCCAGCCCGGTCATCGCTTGTCCGGCCCCGCGAACCCGAACAGGTAACCGGCGATCTTGCGCATCTGGATCTCCTCGGCGCCCTCGGTGATCCGGTAGCGGCGGTGGTGCCGGTAGATGTGCTCGAACGGGGTGTGCCGCGTGTAGCCGAGCCCGCCGTGCACCTGCATCGCGCGGTCGGCGGCGTCGCACACCAGCCGGTTGGCGCGGTAGTTGCACATCGACACCTTGTCGCTGATCAGCATGTGGTCGGTGCGGTCGAGCTCCCACGCCGTCTTGCGCACGAGGGTGCGCACCAGCTCGGCCTCGGTCTGCAGCTCGACCAGCGGCCACTGGATGGCCTGCCGTTCGGCGAGCGGGCGGCCGAACGTCCGGCGCTCCCGCGCGTACGCCACGCTCCGGTCGATGCAGTACTGCGCCGCGCCGACCCCGGAGGCGGCCTGCCGGATCCGGTTCTCGTGCACGAAGTGCTGGGCCAGCGCGAGGCCGTTGCCGACCTCGCCGAACACCGCGGTGGCGGGCACGCGGACGTCGGTCAGCGTGACCTCGGCGTGGTCGGTGGGCATGTTGAACGTCCACCAGTGGAAGTCGACGGAGAACCCCGGCGTGTCGGTGGGCACGATGAACGCGGTGATGCCGCGGGGATCCCCGCCGTCGCCGGAGGTGCGGGCGAAGATCACGTCGTGGGTCGCCGAGTGCAGGCCGGAGTTGAACCGCTTGGCGCCGTTGAGGATCCAGCCGTCGCCGTCCGGCACGGCGGTGGTCTCCAGCCAGGTCGCGTCGCTGCCGTGGTCCGGTTCGGTCAGTCCGAACGCGACCCGCTTGCGCCCGGTGATCATGTCCTCGACGAACTCGCTCTGCTGCTCCGGCGTGCCCGCGGCGAGGAACATGTGCACGAACGGGAAGTTGCCGACGACCGAGGACTCGTTCTGCAGGTCGTTGTGCAGGCCGAGGCCCTTCGCGGCGAGGTGCTCGCGGATCACGGCCATGTCAAGGTTGCTGCCGTCGCTGCCGCCGACGGATTTCGGCAGCCCGTACCGCAGCCAGCCCGCACGGTCGGCGCGCCGGAACATCTCCCTCAGCAGCTCTTCCCATTCACGGCGCGGGGTGCCGCCCGCCTCGAAGTCGGTGCGCGCGAACTCCCGGCGGTGGTCGAAGAAGCGCTCGTTGTCGTCCTGTCGTTGCAGCGGCCAGATCTCGTCCTCGAGGAACTGGTCCAGGTCGGTGAGCAGCTGCCGCAACGCCGCGGGCAACTCGAAGTCCATGGGGCAACTCCTTGCGTGGCGGAGGAAAACTGGGGCACTATCCGCGGATGACCAACCCGTTCGACCTCACCGGGCACGCATCCGTCATCACCGGCGGCAATTCGGGGATCGGCCTCGCGATGGCCGGCGCGCTCGCCGCCGCCGGCGCCGACGTCGCGATCTGGGGCACCAACGCCGAACGCAACGACGAAGCCGTCGCCGAGCTGTCCCGGCACGGCACCAAGGTCCTCGCCGTGCGCTGCGACGTCGGCGACGAGGACCAGGTGGAGCCCGCGATGGCGCGCAGCGTGGAAGCGCTGGGGCGCCTGGATTCCTGCTTCGTCAACGCCGGTGTGGCCGGGGTGGGCAGCCGGTTCACCGAGACGTCGCTGGCGGAGTTCCGCCGAGTCACCCGGGTCGACCTGGACGGCGCGTTCCTGACCTTGCGCGCGGCGGCGAGGGTGATGCTGGCGCAGGGCACCGGCGGGAGCCTGGTCGGCACGTCGAGCGTGGCGTCGGTCCAGGGCCAGCCGCGCGGGCAGGCGTACGCGGCGAGCAAGGCCGGGCTCACCGCGATGATCAAGTCGATCGCGGTCGAGCTGGCCAGGCACGGCATCCGCGCCAACGCGGTCCTGCCCGGCTGGGTGCACACGCCGCTGGCGGCCCCGGCGCTGGACTCCGAAGGGTTCCAGCGCCGGGTGCTGCCGCGGATGCCGGTCGGCCGCTGGGGCAGGCCGGACGACTTCGGCGCGCTCGCCGTGTACCTGGCGAGCCCGGCCAGCGCGTTTCACACCGCCGACACGATCACCGTGGACGGCGGCTACCTCAGCTTCTGACCGGGCCACCGGCTCACGGGGTCCCGGGGAACGGCGGGACCCCGTCCGGGTAGTCCACGGAGACGCGGCCGGGGAAGGCCGGCGCGCGCTTCTCCAGGAACGCCATCACGCCTTCCATCGCGTCCTTGCCCGCACCGAGCTGCAGCAACGCGCTGGAGTCCGCGCGGTGCGCGTCCCATGGCGTGGGCGAGCCGAGCATGCCCCACAGCAGCTGCCGGGACACCGCGACCGACACCGCCGACGTGTTGTCCGCGACCTCGCGCGCGATCGCCGTCGCCGCCGGGATCAGCTCGTCCGGCGGCACGACCCGCGACACCAGCCCGCCCGCGCGGGCCTCGGCGGCGTCGAACACGCGCCCGGTCGCCACCCACTCCATCGCCTGCGAGATGCCGACGACCCGGGGCAGGAACCACGACGACGCGGCCTCCAGCAGGATCCCGCGCCGCGCGAACACGAACCCGAACTTGGCGTTCTCGCTGGCGATCCGGATGTCCATCGGCAGCGACATCGTCACGCCGACCCCGACCGCGGGCCCGTTGAACGCGCCGATGACGACCTTCTTGCACGCCGCGATCCGCAG
The window above is part of the Amycolatopsis thermoflava N1165 genome. Proteins encoded here:
- a CDS encoding phosphotransferase family protein, whose protein sequence is MTGLAEALGRRLGAQITGLRRLSGGASRETWAFTAEPGGRLVLRRDPPGECRPAEMAREAALIRAAREAGVPVPRLVDHGPDVLGSPYLITEHVDGETIPRRLLRDPEFADVRPKLAAELGRVAARIHAMPDVPGLPSADPLESLVELYDELDQPLPSLEIGLRWLRAHRPEPAGNTVVHGDFRTGNLIIGPDGLAAVLDWELAHRGDPLEDLGWLCVKAWRFSSPLPAGGFGTREELLDGYAEVAGFRPDPAAVHWWEVFGTFRWAVLCLRQADRHLSGRIRSVELAAVGRRVCEQEHDLLTALGTPAVPVAAAPDPAPDLHGRPTAAELVEAVAEFLRADVMPGTEGRVSFQARVAANVLGIVSRELRLGTAQERRHVDRLAALGFATHAELARAVRSGAVDVADVVAAVRADVTDRLLVANPKYLETA
- a CDS encoding acyl-CoA dehydrogenase family protein, with the protein product MDFELPAALRQLLTDLDQFLEDEIWPLQRQDDNERFFDHRREFARTDFEAGGTPRREWEELLREMFRRADRAGWLRYGLPKSVGGSDGSNLDMAVIREHLAAKGLGLHNDLQNESSVVGNFPFVHMFLAAGTPEQQSEFVEDMITGRKRVAFGLTEPDHGSDATWLETTAVPDGDGWILNGAKRFNSGLHSATHDVIFARTSGDGGDPRGITAFIVPTDTPGFSVDFHWWTFNMPTDHAEVTLTDVRVPATAVFGEVGNGLALAQHFVHENRIRQAASGVGAAQYCIDRSVAYARERRTFGRPLAERQAIQWPLVELQTEAELVRTLVRKTAWELDRTDHMLISDKVSMCNYRANRLVCDAADRAMQVHGGLGYTRHTPFEHIYRHHRRYRITEGAEEIQMRKIAGYLFGFAGPDKR
- a CDS encoding SDR family NAD(P)-dependent oxidoreductase; this translates as MTNPFDLTGHASVITGGNSGIGLAMAGALAAAGADVAIWGTNAERNDEAVAELSRHGTKVLAVRCDVGDEDQVEPAMARSVEALGRLDSCFVNAGVAGVGSRFTETSLAEFRRVTRVDLDGAFLTLRAAARVMLAQGTGGSLVGTSSVASVQGQPRGQAYAASKAGLTAMIKSIAVELARHGIRANAVLPGWVHTPLAAPALDSEGFQRRVLPRMPVGRWGRPDDFGALAVYLASPASAFHTADTITVDGGYLSF
- a CDS encoding crotonase/enoyl-CoA hydratase family protein encodes the protein MGGAVSYDEIIYEVADGIATITLNRPARLNAFTLEMAHELVAAFDEVDADDSVRVVVVTGAGRGFCAGADLERGAGTFDKNAIGDVKGFGEIDGVPRDAGGAVALRIAACKKVVIGAFNGPAVGVGVTMSLPMDIRIASENAKFGFVFARRGILLEAASSWFLPRVVGISQAMEWVATGRVFDAAEARAGGLVSRVVPPDELIPAATAIAREVADNTSAVSVAVSRQLLWGMLGSPTPWDAHRADSSALLQLGAGKDAMEGVMAFLEKRAPAFPGRVSVDYPDGVPPFPGTP